The Rhodopseudomonas palustris genome window below encodes:
- the flhA gene encoding flagellar biosynthesis protein FlhA gives MDASALPHVGPSAPPVAAKTSGRRKRRAQGTAAEMTDTTVGQGTGAGIPSLKEMIAILRRGDLALAIGVLTILVVLILPLPAIILDLFLAISITLSILILMTSLFIQAPLEFSSFPTVLLISTMLRLSLNMASTRLILSHGHEGTAAAGHVIEAFGGFVMGGNFVIGIIVFTILIIVNFVVITKGSGRIAEVAARFQLDSMPGKQMAIDADLSAGLIDEATAKARRKELEDESGFFGAMDGASKFVRGDAIAGLLIVFINVIGGIIIGVAQQGLSFSEAGHTYTLLTVGDGLVTQIPALIVSTAAGLLVSKAGISGSADKAMMGQLSGYPQALGMAAAVMLVLAVLPGIPTIPFLALGSGSAFLALKARKRKAEVTAEKAQAAVAPEAAAAAAAAASAEEPIAAALKIDDLKIELGYALLPLVNGPDGTDRLTEQIKALRRSLAIEMGFVMPAVRILDNVQLEANTYVIKIKEVDAGTGRIWPNQFMVMDPAGEQVTVPGIHTTEPTFGLPATWVDANFKEEASLKGYTVVDAATVLSTHLTELLKANMSDLLSYGETQKLLKDLPKEQGELVKDIVPGQITVSGIQRVLQLLLAERVSIRDLSTILEGIAEALAFSRNPSTIVEHVRARLARQICAQNTSYNGYLPLIALSAKWEQAFAESIIGQGEDRTLAMAPSKLSEFMTAVRDKFEQAAREGEAPVLVTSASIRPFVRSLVERFRAQTTVMSQAEIHPRARLKTVGSV, from the coding sequence GTGGACGCCAGTGCGCTGCCTCACGTCGGACCCAGCGCCCCTCCGGTCGCAGCGAAGACGTCCGGCCGGCGCAAGCGACGCGCACAGGGGACTGCGGCTGAAATGACGGACACCACGGTCGGCCAGGGCACGGGCGCCGGCATTCCCAGCCTCAAAGAAATGATCGCCATACTGCGGCGCGGCGACCTCGCGCTCGCGATCGGCGTGCTGACCATCCTGGTCGTGCTGATCCTGCCGCTGCCGGCGATCATTCTCGACCTGTTCCTGGCGATCTCGATCACACTGTCGATCTTGATCCTGATGACGTCGTTGTTCATTCAGGCGCCGCTGGAATTCTCGTCATTCCCGACCGTGCTGCTGATCTCGACCATGCTGCGGCTGTCGCTGAATATGGCGTCGACCCGGCTGATCCTGTCGCACGGCCACGAAGGCACCGCGGCCGCCGGTCACGTCATCGAGGCGTTCGGCGGCTTCGTGATGGGCGGCAATTTCGTGATCGGGATCATCGTGTTCACGATCCTGATCATCGTCAACTTCGTCGTCATCACTAAGGGTTCGGGCCGTATCGCCGAAGTCGCGGCACGCTTCCAGTTGGACTCGATGCCCGGCAAGCAGATGGCGATCGACGCCGATCTGTCGGCCGGACTGATCGACGAAGCCACCGCCAAAGCGCGGCGCAAGGAGCTGGAGGACGAAAGCGGCTTCTTCGGCGCCATGGACGGTGCCTCGAAGTTCGTCCGCGGCGACGCCATCGCCGGCCTGCTGATCGTGTTCATCAACGTGATCGGCGGCATCATCATCGGCGTGGCGCAGCAGGGGCTGTCGTTCTCCGAAGCCGGCCACACCTACACGCTGCTGACGGTCGGCGATGGCCTGGTGACCCAGATCCCGGCACTGATCGTTTCGACCGCGGCGGGCCTGTTGGTGTCGAAGGCCGGCATCTCCGGCTCGGCCGACAAGGCGATGATGGGCCAGCTCTCCGGCTATCCGCAGGCGCTGGGCATGGCGGCCGCGGTGATGCTGGTGCTGGCGGTGCTGCCGGGCATTCCGACCATTCCGTTCCTGGCGCTGGGCAGCGGCTCGGCCTTCCTGGCCTTGAAGGCGCGCAAGCGGAAGGCGGAAGTCACCGCCGAAAAGGCGCAGGCCGCAGTCGCGCCGGAAGCCGCCGCAGCTGCAGCCGCGGCAGCGTCCGCCGAAGAGCCGATCGCGGCGGCGCTGAAGATCGACGATCTGAAGATCGAGCTCGGTTACGCGCTGCTGCCGCTGGTCAACGGCCCGGACGGCACCGACCGCCTCACCGAACAGATCAAGGCGCTGCGCCGCTCGCTGGCGATCGAAATGGGCTTCGTGATGCCGGCAGTGCGCATCCTCGACAACGTTCAGCTCGAGGCCAACACCTACGTCATCAAGATCAAGGAAGTCGACGCCGGCACCGGCCGGATCTGGCCGAACCAGTTCATGGTGATGGACCCGGCCGGCGAACAGGTGACGGTGCCCGGTATCCACACCACCGAGCCGACGTTCGGCCTGCCCGCCACCTGGGTCGACGCCAACTTCAAGGAAGAGGCGTCGCTGAAGGGCTACACGGTGGTCGACGCCGCCACCGTGCTGTCGACCCACCTGACCGAACTACTCAAGGCCAACATGTCCGACCTGTTGTCCTATGGCGAAACCCAGAAGCTGCTCAAAGACCTGCCGAAGGAACAGGGCGAACTGGTCAAGGACATCGTCCCCGGTCAGATCACCGTCTCGGGCATCCAGCGCGTGCTCCAGCTGCTGCTCGCCGAGCGCGTCTCGATCCGCGACCTGTCGACCATCCTCGAAGGCATCGCCGAAGCGCTGGCGTTCTCGCGCAATCCGTCGACCATCGTCGAGCACGTCCGTGCACGGCTGGCCCGCCAGATCTGCGCGCAGAACACCTCGTACAACGGCTACCTGCCGCTGATCGCGCTATCGGCCAAGTGGGAGCAGGCGTTCGCCGAATCCATCATTGGCCAGGGCGAAGACCGCACCCTGGCGATGGCGCCGTCGAAGCTGTCCGAGTTCATGACCGCGGTGCGCGACAAGTTCGAACAGGCCGCCCGCGAAGGTGAAGCGCCGGTGCTGGTGACCTCCGCCTCGATCCGGCCGTTCGTCCGCTCCCTGGTCGAACGCTTCCGGGCCCAGACCACGGTGATGTCGCAGGCCGAGATCCATCCGCGGGCGCGGTTGAAGACGGTCGGCAGCGTCTAA
- a CDS encoding methyl-accepting chemotaxis protein, giving the protein MLANVPLRTKITTLVAVLLIALSGLGLLGLLQMRTLNASTVDIGTNWMPSVRVLGEMRTNVALYRNTLRAHLLEATTERKLAIEKQLAAFDEAVKQSLRTYAPMVATPEERKLYDTLVASWANYTSLAPAGLEMSRKAAGELPVAANDYMLKTMGPMSGQIDEVLKKDIELNDKGAAGATASAEATYLWAIVVMIGILLVAIAIGITASILVIRDLSRGIASIVKPMQDFTRGDLSAEVPHRGKNTEIGAMADALQVFKQALIDKRAADAAAAKDTEEKIARGHRIDAATRQFESSVGEIVETVSSASTELEASAGTLTKTAEHAQTITTTVAAASEQASTNVQSVASATEEMTSSINEISRQVQESARIAVEAVDQARKTNATVGELSQAAARIGDVVELINTIAGQTNLLALNATIEAARAGEAGRGFAVVAAEVKALAEQTSKATGEISQHIGGIQAATGESVSAIREIGHTIERMSEIASTIASAVEEQGAATQEIARNVQQAARGTNEVSANIVDVQRGATETGSASAQVLSAAQSLSQDSNRLKVEVANFLQSVRAA; this is encoded by the coding sequence ATGCTCGCCAATGTCCCGTTACGGACGAAAATCACCACCCTCGTCGCTGTCTTGCTGATCGCGCTCTCTGGCCTCGGTTTACTTGGCCTGCTGCAGATGCGGACGTTGAATGCGAGCACTGTCGATATCGGCACCAATTGGATGCCGTCGGTCCGGGTTCTCGGCGAGATGCGCACCAACGTGGCGCTATATCGCAACACGCTGCGCGCGCACTTGCTCGAAGCTACCACCGAACGCAAGCTGGCAATCGAGAAGCAACTCGCCGCATTCGATGAGGCGGTGAAGCAATCGCTGCGCACCTACGCGCCGATGGTCGCCACACCGGAAGAGCGCAAGTTGTACGACACCCTCGTCGCGTCGTGGGCGAACTACACCAGCCTCGCTCCCGCCGGCCTGGAGATGTCGCGCAAAGCCGCCGGTGAGCTTCCGGTCGCCGCCAACGACTACATGCTCAAGACGATGGGCCCGATGAGCGGACAGATCGACGAGGTGCTGAAGAAGGACATCGAGCTCAACGACAAAGGCGCGGCAGGCGCCACCGCGAGTGCGGAAGCGACCTATCTGTGGGCGATCGTCGTGATGATCGGCATCCTGCTTGTCGCAATCGCGATCGGCATCACCGCCAGCATCCTTGTGATCCGCGATCTGTCGCGGGGTATCGCGTCGATCGTCAAGCCGATGCAGGATTTCACCCGCGGCGATCTCTCCGCCGAGGTGCCGCATCGTGGCAAGAACACCGAGATCGGCGCCATGGCCGATGCGCTGCAGGTGTTCAAGCAGGCGCTGATCGATAAGCGCGCGGCCGATGCGGCCGCAGCCAAGGACACCGAAGAGAAGATCGCCCGCGGCCACCGCATCGACGCCGCCACCCGGCAGTTCGAATCCTCCGTGGGCGAGATCGTCGAGACCGTATCGTCGGCTTCGACCGAACTGGAAGCTTCGGCGGGCACACTGACGAAAACGGCGGAGCACGCCCAGACGATCACCACCACCGTCGCAGCCGCCTCCGAACAGGCCTCCACCAACGTGCAGTCGGTGGCGTCGGCGACCGAGGAGATGACCTCGTCGATCAACGAGATCAGCCGGCAGGTGCAGGAATCCGCCCGCATCGCCGTCGAGGCGGTCGATCAGGCGCGCAAGACCAACGCCACCGTCGGCGAGCTGTCGCAGGCCGCCGCCCGGATCGGCGATGTGGTCGAACTGATCAACACCATCGCTGGTCAGACCAATCTACTCGCACTCAACGCCACGATCGAAGCGGCGCGCGCCGGCGAAGCCGGCCGCGGCTTCGCCGTGGTGGCGGCCGAAGTGAAGGCTTTGGCCGAACAGACCTCGAAGGCGACCGGCGAGATCAGCCAGCACATCGGCGGCATCCAGGCGGCGACCGGCGAGTCGGTGTCGGCGATCCGCGAGATCGGCCACACCATCGAGCGGATGTCGGAGATCGCATCGACGATCGCGTCGGCGGTCGAAGAACAAGGCGCCGCGACCCAGGAGATCGCCCGCAACGTTCAGCAAGCGGCGCGTGGCACCAACGAGGTATCAGCCAACATCGTCGACGTGCAGCGCGGCGCCACCGAAACCGGATCGGCATCGGCCCAGGTGCTGTCGGCGGCGCAGTCGCTGTCGCAGGACTCCAACCGGTTGAAGGTCGAGGTCGCCAACTTCCTGCAGAGTGTCAGGGCCGCCTGA
- a CDS encoding MFS transporter yields METLVEKTGKTPAFTLDSRQAWVRLGVALVIGSIGSVGMWSVVVVLPLVQAEFAASRGAASLAFTMAMLGFGLGGVATGKLTDRFGIVIAIGSGIGLLGLGYVGAGLSVALWQFAAFHLLIGAGASATFGPLMAEASHWFERYRGLAVTIAASGNYLAGTIWPPLVNWGSASIGWRATHLAISGFCVVAMTLMVLILRARMRGHAAASHAAAPPPKIDLQLPTNTLTVLLSVASIACCVAMAMPQVHIVAYCGDLGYGAARGAEMLSLMLAFGIISRIGSGFLADRIGGIRTLLLGSVAQGAALMFYLFFDSLGSLYVISAMFGLFQGGIVPAYAIIVREAMPAREAATRVGIVIMASVLGMSFGGWISGVIFDATGSYAAAFVNGMAWNAVNVAIILMLLLRSRRRGPQVAMA; encoded by the coding sequence ATGGAAACGCTCGTGGAAAAGACCGGCAAAACGCCGGCGTTCACGCTCGACTCGCGCCAGGCGTGGGTTCGGCTCGGAGTGGCGCTGGTGATCGGCTCGATCGGCAGCGTCGGGATGTGGTCGGTGGTGGTGGTGCTGCCGCTGGTGCAGGCGGAGTTCGCCGCCAGCCGCGGGGCAGCCTCGCTGGCCTTCACCATGGCGATGCTCGGCTTCGGCCTCGGCGGCGTCGCCACCGGCAAGCTCACCGACCGGTTCGGTATCGTGATTGCAATCGGCAGCGGCATCGGCCTGCTCGGGCTCGGCTATGTCGGCGCCGGGCTGTCGGTTGCGCTCTGGCAGTTCGCCGCCTTTCATCTCCTGATCGGCGCCGGTGCCTCGGCGACGTTCGGCCCGCTGATGGCCGAAGCCTCGCACTGGTTCGAGCGCTATCGCGGGCTGGCAGTGACGATTGCCGCCAGCGGCAATTATCTCGCCGGCACGATCTGGCCGCCGCTGGTCAATTGGGGCAGCGCCAGCATCGGCTGGCGGGCCACTCATCTGGCGATCAGCGGGTTCTGTGTCGTCGCGATGACGCTGATGGTGCTGATCCTGCGCGCCAGGATGCGCGGCCACGCCGCTGCCAGCCACGCCGCAGCGCCGCCGCCGAAGATCGATCTGCAGCTTCCCACCAATACGCTCACGGTGCTGCTGAGCGTCGCCAGTATCGCCTGCTGCGTGGCGATGGCGATGCCGCAGGTCCATATCGTCGCCTATTGCGGCGACCTCGGCTACGGCGCAGCGCGCGGCGCCGAGATGCTGTCGCTGATGCTGGCGTTCGGCATTATCAGCAGGATCGGATCCGGCTTCTTGGCTGATCGGATCGGCGGCATCCGCACGCTGCTGCTCGGCTCGGTGGCGCAGGGCGCAGCGCTGATGTTCTATCTGTTCTTCGACAGCCTCGGGTCGCTTTACGTAATCTCGGCGATGTTCGGTCTGTTCCAGGGTGGCATCGTGCCGGCCTATGCGATCATCGTCCGCGAGGCGATGCCAGCGCGCGAGGCCGCGACCCGAGTCGGCATCGTCATCATGGCCTCGGTGCTTGGCATGTCGTTCGGCGGCTGGATTTCCGGGGTGATCTTCGACGCCACCGGCTCCTACGCGGCCGCCTTCGTCAACGGCATGGCGTGGAACGCGGTCAACGTCGCGATCATACTGATGCTGTTGCTGCGCAGCCGGCGGCGCGGCCCACAGGTGGCGATGGCGTAG
- a CDS encoding FTR1 family iron permease translates to MIGSQFGNVVIVVWREGVEALLIVGILNAWLRNNDASGIGRRYLWSGAATGLLLAIGFGTTIALSSSTIPVTSREVYEAIATLLAAGLIVHMVTWMRGQGRLLRDELEAALRQETSTASWWGVFTLAALAIAREGAETILFLLGALSAVESTSPAEPILGGIVGVGLALATYALLQLGSRIATWRLFFRVTEVMMLLLAASLLISGVDTLSRLGMLPLTGRLWDSSSLLSDHGAVGALVAGLTGYRSQPNLLELGFYVVYWICVVLLLRKTAPPEQLVVAENRAEVQR, encoded by the coding sequence ATGATCGGGTCGCAGTTCGGCAACGTCGTCATCGTGGTGTGGCGCGAAGGCGTCGAGGCGCTGCTGATCGTCGGCATCCTCAATGCATGGCTGCGCAATAACGACGCCAGCGGCATCGGGCGGCGTTATCTGTGGTCCGGAGCCGCCACAGGCCTGCTGCTCGCGATCGGCTTTGGCACCACCATCGCGCTATCCAGCAGTACGATCCCAGTGACCAGCCGCGAGGTCTATGAGGCCATCGCGACCCTGCTTGCAGCCGGCTTGATCGTCCACATGGTCACCTGGATGCGCGGCCAGGGTCGTCTGCTACGCGACGAGCTCGAAGCGGCGCTGCGCCAGGAAACCAGCACGGCGAGCTGGTGGGGCGTGTTCACGCTGGCGGCGTTGGCAATCGCGCGCGAGGGCGCCGAGACCATCCTGTTTCTGCTCGGCGCGCTGTCGGCAGTCGAAAGCACGTCCCCGGCTGAGCCGATCCTGGGCGGTATCGTCGGCGTCGGCCTAGCGCTGGCAACCTACGCGCTGCTGCAGCTCGGCAGCCGGATCGCAACCTGGCGACTGTTCTTTCGCGTCACCGAAGTGATGATGTTGCTGCTGGCGGCCTCGCTGTTGATCAGCGGCGTCGACACCTTGAGCAGGCTCGGCATGCTGCCGTTGACGGGGCGGCTATGGGACAGTTCGTCGTTGCTTTCGGACCATGGAGCAGTCGGTGCCCTGGTGGCAGGGCTCACCGGCTATCGGTCACAGCCGAATTTGCTCGAGCTCGGTTTCTACGTCGTCTACTGGATCTGCGTCGTTCTGCTGCTCCGCAAGACCGCGCCGCCCGAACAGCTCGTCGTCGCCGAGAACCGCGCAGAAGTTCAGCGCTGA
- a CDS encoding sigma-70 family RNA polymerase sigma factor: MLSPAELVSLIAAVAERDQDAFQRLYDATRAKLFGVVLRILRRQDLAEEVIQDAYVKIWNNAAQFDSKVASPITWMASIARNRAIDVARKRGEVSIEEEPSANDVAAETPDPLARREMTEELKRLLECIGRLEPERQKLVLLAYYNGWSREQLGAKFGAPANTIKTWLRRSLLDVRGCLGLT, translated from the coding sequence ATGCTGTCGCCGGCTGAGTTGGTTTCGCTGATCGCCGCGGTCGCTGAGCGCGACCAGGACGCGTTCCAGCGACTCTACGATGCGACGCGGGCGAAACTGTTCGGCGTCGTGCTTCGTATCTTGCGGCGACAGGATCTCGCCGAAGAAGTCATTCAGGACGCCTACGTCAAGATCTGGAACAACGCTGCGCAGTTCGATTCCAAGGTGGCTTCGCCGATCACCTGGATGGCGTCGATCGCGCGCAACCGGGCGATCGACGTCGCACGCAAGCGCGGCGAAGTCTCGATCGAGGAGGAGCCGTCCGCCAATGACGTCGCGGCGGAGACGCCCGACCCGCTGGCGCGCCGGGAGATGACCGAGGAGCTGAAGCGGCTTCTGGAGTGCATCGGCCGTTTGGAGCCCGAACGGCAGAAACTGGTTCTGCTGGCGTACTACAACGGCTGGAGCCGTGAGCAGCTCGGCGCCAAGTTCGGCGCTCCGGCCAACACGATCAAGACCTGGCTGCGCCGCAGCCTGCTCGATGTTCGGGGGTGTTTGGGACTGACCTGA
- a CDS encoding anti-sigma factor, producing MAHSEDHSALAAEYALGTLDAAEWAEAEALIRSDAEFAALVKAWELKLGALNQMVGLVEPRGEVWDRIKAAIAAESQRAVPPPAAPPIGDVASAGVLGAPGDPILPRPANDTGPAPVSESTELSPESKRVVHFAKRAYVWRGVAMLSSAIAASLLLVVGAQVYQPDLLPDAVRPPIRTQIVKVETPPPAVPAQYVAVLQKDGNAPAFILTVDAGTKTFTVRRVAASPEPGKSYELWIVSDKLQKPRSLGVIGNRDFTVNPVLSSYDPDLVSKATYAVTVEPEGGSPTGVATGPIVFTGKLVESVPPEPIRNTPRQ from the coding sequence ATGGCCCACAGCGAAGACCATAGCGCGCTCGCCGCGGAATACGCACTCGGCACGCTCGACGCCGCCGAATGGGCGGAAGCCGAGGCGCTGATACGCAGCGATGCGGAGTTCGCCGCGCTGGTCAAAGCGTGGGAGCTGAAGCTCGGCGCGCTTAATCAGATGGTCGGGCTGGTCGAGCCGCGCGGCGAGGTATGGGATCGGATCAAGGCGGCGATCGCCGCCGAGTCACAGCGCGCGGTGCCGCCGCCGGCTGCGCCGCCGATCGGTGACGTCGCCAGTGCCGGGGTGCTTGGCGCGCCGGGAGATCCGATCTTGCCGCGCCCTGCCAACGACACCGGTCCCGCACCCGTCAGCGAGTCGACCGAACTCAGCCCGGAATCCAAACGCGTCGTGCACTTCGCCAAGCGCGCCTACGTCTGGCGCGGCGTTGCGATGCTGTCGAGTGCGATCGCAGCGTCGCTGCTGTTGGTGGTCGGCGCGCAGGTGTATCAGCCGGACCTGTTGCCGGATGCGGTTCGTCCGCCGATCCGCACCCAGATCGTCAAGGTCGAAACGCCGCCGCCAGCGGTGCCGGCGCAATACGTCGCCGTGCTGCAGAAGGACGGCAATGCGCCGGCCTTCATCCTCACCGTCGATGCCGGAACCAAGACTTTCACGGTGCGCCGGGTTGCAGCGTCGCCGGAGCCGGGCAAGAGTTACGAACTCTGGATCGTCTCCGACAAGCTGCAGAAGCCGCGCTCGCTCGGCGTGATCGGCAACCGCGATTTCACCGTCAATCCGGTGCTGTCGTCGTACGATCCCGACCTGGTAAGCAAAGCAACCTACGCGGTGACGGTCGAGCCCGAAGGCGGCTCGCCGACCGGCGTCGCCACTGGCCCGATCGTGTTCACCGGCAAGCTGGTGGAAAGCGTGCCGCCGGAGCCGATCCGAAACACGCCACGGCAGTAA
- a CDS encoding helix-turn-helix domain-containing protein: MNDVQSSSVPLQPARFSTAAVPERDRFDAWREYLRPVADLTPIAHRQRKASIDLATWDLGSFAMCQERSSGTRFSRTPRRVKTIFADHWYLFLIKEGANWVVSDGGCSAEQVSRGTSGQVGFYSLGEAFHGEMQPMEILMLFIPRDQFAPQAGTLDRLNNTIIDTARGRLLSDYMLALERRLPELTKEDVPAIVRATEAMITACLAPAPHSAEEAREGIILSLGERARRVVQSQLSNPKLTPASLAKSMGVSRSVLYRLFEPHGGAARYVRNTRLASAHRALCDFAETRQIQQIADSFGFTCAQEFSRAFRQRYGYSPSELRADCSQSVRRLCGQATEGGRTLGEFLRTTA; the protein is encoded by the coding sequence ATGAACGACGTGCAATCCTCGTCAGTGCCGCTGCAGCCGGCTCGGTTCTCGACCGCTGCGGTTCCGGAGCGCGACCGATTCGATGCTTGGCGGGAGTACTTGCGTCCGGTGGCCGATCTGACGCCGATTGCCCATCGTCAGCGGAAGGCTTCGATCGACCTGGCGACATGGGACCTCGGCAGCTTCGCCATGTGCCAGGAGAGGAGTTCCGGCACCCGGTTCTCCCGGACGCCGCGCCGGGTGAAGACCATTTTCGCGGACCATTGGTATCTCTTTTTGATCAAGGAGGGCGCGAACTGGGTGGTCAGCGATGGTGGCTGTTCGGCCGAGCAGGTGTCACGCGGCACCTCCGGTCAGGTCGGCTTCTATTCGCTCGGTGAAGCATTCCACGGCGAGATGCAGCCGATGGAAATTTTGATGCTGTTCATCCCGCGCGACCAGTTCGCCCCGCAGGCCGGCACGTTGGACCGGCTCAACAACACGATTATCGACACCGCACGCGGACGGTTGCTGTCCGATTACATGCTGGCATTGGAGCGCCGGTTGCCGGAGCTGACCAAGGAAGATGTGCCGGCGATCGTTCGAGCCACCGAGGCGATGATTACGGCCTGTTTGGCGCCGGCGCCGCACAGCGCGGAAGAAGCCCGCGAAGGGATCATCTTGAGCCTGGGCGAGCGGGCTCGCCGGGTGGTGCAGTCTCAGCTGTCGAATCCGAAGCTGACACCGGCGAGTCTCGCCAAGAGCATGGGCGTGTCGCGGAGCGTGCTCTATCGCCTGTTCGAGCCGCACGGCGGCGCGGCGCGCTATGTTCGCAACACGCGCCTGGCCTCGGCTCACCGCGCGCTGTGTGACTTTGCAGAGACCCGGCAGATTCAGCAAATCGCCGACTCGTTTGGCTTCACCTGCGCGCAGGAATTCAGCCGCGCGTTCCGCCAGCGCTACGGCTACAGCCCGTCCGAGCTACGCGCCGATTGCAGCCAATCGGTCCGCCGCCTCTGCGGCCAGGCGACGGAGGGCGGCCGGACGCTGGGCGAATTCTTGCGGACCACGGCCTGA
- the fliJ gene encoding flagellar export protein FliJ, whose translation MKSRETLIRLKKFQVDERRRRVAQIEAMIADFERMSSDLEREIVTEQERAGITDPSHFAYPTYAKAAIQRRENLTRSADELRVQLEEARGQLSEAFDEMKKVELLDERDQARERAEESAREQADLDSIGLMRARLGGAGAVA comes from the coding sequence ATGAAGTCACGCGAAACGCTGATCCGTCTGAAGAAATTTCAGGTCGACGAGCGGCGCAGACGGGTTGCCCAGATCGAAGCGATGATCGCGGATTTCGAGCGGATGTCGTCCGATCTGGAGCGCGAAATCGTCACCGAGCAGGAACGCGCGGGGATCACGGACCCCAGCCACTTCGCTTATCCGACCTATGCCAAAGCGGCGATTCAGCGCCGCGAAAACCTGACCCGCTCTGCCGACGAGCTGCGGGTGCAGCTCGAAGAAGCCCGCGGCCAGCTGTCCGAGGCGTTCGACGAGATGAAGAAGGTCGAATTGCTCGACGAGCGCGACCAGGCGCGCGAACGCGCCGAGGAAAGCGCCCGCGAACAGGCGGATCTCGACAGCATCGGCCTGATGCGTGCACGGCTCGGTGGGGCGGGCGCCGTCGCCTGA
- a CDS encoding diguanylate cyclase has translation MYPLMTMHLDPDRDWKDHIAGQALRQIQELDLALEPNSFELWYTFFSGRHKALTEAVNALLAATGRPSARDLTRLYEQFLFPTKAATRIHTIGALVHTQSSALINVIEEASDATHGYETRLSSAAPRLALGRMDGMQSIVDELLSWTIDIQTANSLLVGRLKSAAEQVRQLQDQLDQVRLESMTDPLTEVGNRKYFENSLSQHVNSEESWPLSLLIVDLDNFKQFNDRHGHVVGDDVLRLAASTIKHNCRRDDVVCRYGGDEFAIIVPRTPLREALLLGEAIRAAIAARELHRRSTHESLGRLLISIGAAEFRPDETADDFVERADHWMYAAKQARRDRTRPTGEVVLDPAERRPDILWHESYACGEPTIDAQHRELFDLANVILGPDIEALESAELAEVVELLLSRVAQHFQYEQAVLEAAGYDEYEHHRTEHDHLLLRARNVSEAVVSGHQSLGELREFLVNSVILGHLLKDDRRFFALFDKLGASGAPRGTAAVHRERRRSSL, from the coding sequence TTGTACCCGCTGATGACGATGCACTTAGATCCGGACCGCGACTGGAAAGATCATATTGCAGGCCAGGCTCTCAGGCAGATTCAGGAGCTCGATCTCGCGCTCGAGCCGAACAGCTTTGAGCTCTGGTACACGTTCTTTTCGGGCCGGCACAAAGCATTGACCGAAGCCGTCAACGCGCTTTTGGCTGCGACCGGCCGGCCGAGTGCACGCGATCTGACGCGGCTGTACGAACAGTTTCTGTTCCCAACCAAGGCTGCGACGCGCATCCACACGATTGGCGCCCTGGTGCATACGCAATCGAGCGCGCTGATCAACGTGATCGAAGAAGCGTCCGATGCGACCCATGGCTACGAGACCCGTCTGTCGAGCGCGGCGCCGCGTCTGGCGCTCGGCCGGATGGACGGCATGCAGAGCATTGTCGATGAACTGCTGAGCTGGACGATCGACATTCAGACCGCCAACTCTCTGTTGGTCGGTCGCCTCAAGTCTGCTGCCGAGCAGGTGCGGCAGTTGCAGGATCAGCTCGATCAGGTCCGGCTTGAAAGCATGACGGATCCGCTGACCGAAGTCGGCAACCGGAAGTACTTCGAGAATTCGCTGTCGCAGCACGTCAATAGCGAAGAGAGTTGGCCGCTGTCGTTGCTGATCGTCGATCTCGACAACTTCAAGCAGTTCAACGACCGCCACGGCCATGTCGTCGGCGACGACGTGCTCCGGCTCGCGGCTTCGACCATCAAGCACAATTGCCGCCGGGACGACGTGGTTTGCCGGTATGGCGGCGATGAGTTCGCCATCATCGTGCCGCGCACGCCGCTGCGCGAGGCCCTGCTGCTCGGCGAAGCGATCCGCGCGGCGATCGCGGCGCGCGAGCTGCATCGCCGTTCGACGCATGAGAGCTTGGGGCGTCTCTTGATCTCGATCGGCGCGGCGGAGTTCCGGCCGGACGAGACGGCCGACGATTTCGTCGAGCGCGCCGACCATTGGATGTACGCGGCCAAGCAGGCGCGACGGGACAGGACCCGGCCAACCGGCGAGGTCGTGCTAGATCCAGCCGAACGGCGGCCCGACATTCTGTGGCACGAGAGCTATGCGTGCGGCGAGCCGACCATCGACGCTCAGCACCGCGAGTTGTTCGACCTTGCCAACGTCATCCTTGGTCCCGACATCGAGGCACTGGAATCCGCCGAACTGGCTGAGGTGGTCGAGCTGCTGCTCAGTCGCGTCGCCCAGCACTTCCAGTACGAACAGGCAGTGCTCGAAGCCGCCGGCTACGATGAATATGAACATCATCGTACTGAGCACGACCATCTGCTGCTACGTGCTCGCAACGTGAGTGAGGCTGTGGTGTCGGGACACCAGTCGCTCGGCGAGCTCCGCGAGTTCCTGGTCAACTCGGTGATCCTCGGCCACTTGCTCAAGGATGACCGGCGGTTTTTTGCTCTGTTCGACAAGCTGGGCGCATCTGGCGCGCCGCGCGGGACTGCAGCGGTGCATCGGGAGCGACGGCGGTCGTCGCTCTAA